A part of Eschrichtius robustus isolate mEscRob2 chromosome 20, mEscRob2.pri, whole genome shotgun sequence genomic DNA contains:
- the LOC137754897 gene encoding uncharacterized protein isoform X2, with amino-acid sequence MEKQESLGTARGLDGESPGGPTRGVPRGIGGVEAGAGLPSGVAIFHGSGPPVHSGGTVIGSPGSSQPSGGTAVLSSGLNRHPGSGTHPGGLNPPFPGTNVSGTSNLGSGGPGLYNSGYIPHSGSTCMHPDKPCEDRPRSILKNSSSTAVHKSPRAERRKKSQRWDEMNILATYHPADKDYGFMKVDEPRTPYHRLQDSDEDLLAGTSHTMTPEDLAERFATMDNFCPKVFLYSDNRSSGSSDNFSKTQSSDFEKRRKAHYNEGKFLKAPKNLPLDNNKNSSVGSVNMSSGSRGVMLASEPRPVERGGARGLTGGVKDELGLVARNHILEVKASPALRNQSPASSTTVVLEKEIDLRRKEYCSKGRYLRCSPHPELEEDTEDEQQTSSTSLNWVTENPISTEVHLLDHTGSPSQDYKATESSLKVTVMSSKPGTAPSSKDSGSRAMSGWCQWLVSKGLNWQSTEGSEREPGSHPNSSNKNQHRYETLQLQWTQEEEARQWKL; translated from the exons ATGGAAAAGCAGGAATCTCTGGGGACTGCTAGAGGCCTCGACGGAGAATCTCCTGGAGGGCCAACCAGGGGAGTGCCCAGAGGCATCGGAGGAGTCGAGGCAGGCGCCGGGCTGCCCTCCGGAGTAGCCATATTTCACGGTTCTGGGCCCCCCGTACACTCCGGGGGAACCGTAATTGGCAGTCCTGGTTCTAGCCAGCCCTCTGGAGGGACAGCAGTCCTCAGTTCCGGCCTCAACCGGCATCCTGGGTCCGGTACACACCCTGGCGGGCTTAATCCCCCCTTCCCTGGAACCAATGTATCCGGGACGTCCAACCTGGGGTCCGGGGGGCCTGGGTTGTACAACTCGGGATACATTCCGCACTCCGGGTCAACTTGCATGCACCCCGACAAACCCTGTGAGGACCGGCCCCGGAGCATACTAAAAAACAGCAGCTCCACCGCGGTGCACAAATCCCCCAGGGCGGAGAG AAGGAAAAAGTCTCAGCGCTGGGATGAAATGAATATTCTGGCGACCTACCACCCTGCTGACAAGGACTATGGATTTATGAAGGTGGATGAGCCCCGCACTCCCTACCACAG GCTGCAGGACAGCGATGAAGACCTGCTCGCGGGAACTTCTCACACAATGACTCCTGAGGATCTAGCAGAGAG GTTTGCAACAATGGACAATTTCTGCCCCAAGGTCTTCCTGTACAGTGACAACAGAAGCTCAGGGTCTTCAGACAACTTTTCCAAGACAC AATCCAGTGATTTTGAAAAGCGCCGCAAGGCACACTACAACGAAGGAAAGTTCCTCAAGGCTCCGAAAAACCTGCCCTTGGATAATAACAAGAACAGCAGTGTGGGTAGTGTCAATATGAGCAGTGGCAGTCGAGGTGTGATGCTGGCCTCAGAGCCCAGGCCTGTGGAGAGAGGAGGGGCAAGAGGACTGACCGGAGGAGTCAAAGATGAGCTTGGCCTGGTGGCCAGGAACCACATCCTAGAAGTCAAAG CTTCCCCTGCCTTAAGAAATCAGTCCCCAGCTTCATCCACCACTGTCGTGTTGGAGAAGGAAATTGATCTGCGACGCAAGGAGTATTGCAGCAAAGGAAGATACCTGAGGTGCTCTCCCCACCCTGAACTTGAGGAGGACACAGAAGATGAGCAGCAGACCA GCTCCACAAGCTTGAATTGGGTGACTGAGAATCCCATAAGCACTGAGGTCCATCTGCTGGACCACACTGGAAGCCCCTCGCAGGATTACAAGGCCACCGAGAGTTCCCTGAAGGTGACAGTGATGTCATCGAAGCCTG GTACTGCCCCGTCCTCCAAAGACAGTGGGTCCCGAGCAATGTCTGGCTGGTGTCAGTGGCTGGTATCCAAGGGGCTGAACTGGCAAAGCAccgaaggctcagagagggaaccTGGAAGCCACCCAAACTCCTCAAACAAAAACCAGCACAGAT ATGAAACCCTGCAGCTCCAGTGGACTCAGGAGGAGGAAGCCAGACAATGGAAACTGTAG
- the LOC137754897 gene encoding uncharacterized protein isoform X1 has product MEKQESLGTARGLDGESPGGPTRGVPRGIGGVEAGAGLPSGVAIFHGSGPPVHSGGTVIGSPGSSQPSGGTAVLSSGLNRHPGSGTHPGGLNPPFPGTNVSGTSNLGSGGPGLYNSGYIPHSGSTCMHPDKPCEDRPRSILKNSSSTAVHKSPRAERRKKSQRWDEMNILATYHPADKDYGFMKVDEPRTPYHRLQDSDEDLLAGTSHTMTPEDLAERFATMDNFCPKVFLYSDNRSSGSSDNFSKTQSSDFEKRRKAHYNEGKFLKAPKNLPLDNNKNSSVGSVNMSSGSRGVMLASEPRPVERGGARGLTGGVKDELGLVARNHILEVKGGHMTQIDLDDFSASPALRNQSPASSTTVVLEKEIDLRRKEYCSKGRYLRCSPHPELEEDTEDEQQTSSTSLNWVTENPISTEVHLLDHTGSPSQDYKATESSLKVTVMSSKPGTAPSSKDSGSRAMSGWCQWLVSKGLNWQSTEGSEREPGSHPNSSNKNQHRYETLQLQWTQEEEARQWKL; this is encoded by the exons ATGGAAAAGCAGGAATCTCTGGGGACTGCTAGAGGCCTCGACGGAGAATCTCCTGGAGGGCCAACCAGGGGAGTGCCCAGAGGCATCGGAGGAGTCGAGGCAGGCGCCGGGCTGCCCTCCGGAGTAGCCATATTTCACGGTTCTGGGCCCCCCGTACACTCCGGGGGAACCGTAATTGGCAGTCCTGGTTCTAGCCAGCCCTCTGGAGGGACAGCAGTCCTCAGTTCCGGCCTCAACCGGCATCCTGGGTCCGGTACACACCCTGGCGGGCTTAATCCCCCCTTCCCTGGAACCAATGTATCCGGGACGTCCAACCTGGGGTCCGGGGGGCCTGGGTTGTACAACTCGGGATACATTCCGCACTCCGGGTCAACTTGCATGCACCCCGACAAACCCTGTGAGGACCGGCCCCGGAGCATACTAAAAAACAGCAGCTCCACCGCGGTGCACAAATCCCCCAGGGCGGAGAG AAGGAAAAAGTCTCAGCGCTGGGATGAAATGAATATTCTGGCGACCTACCACCCTGCTGACAAGGACTATGGATTTATGAAGGTGGATGAGCCCCGCACTCCCTACCACAG GCTGCAGGACAGCGATGAAGACCTGCTCGCGGGAACTTCTCACACAATGACTCCTGAGGATCTAGCAGAGAG GTTTGCAACAATGGACAATTTCTGCCCCAAGGTCTTCCTGTACAGTGACAACAGAAGCTCAGGGTCTTCAGACAACTTTTCCAAGACAC AATCCAGTGATTTTGAAAAGCGCCGCAAGGCACACTACAACGAAGGAAAGTTCCTCAAGGCTCCGAAAAACCTGCCCTTGGATAATAACAAGAACAGCAGTGTGGGTAGTGTCAATATGAGCAGTGGCAGTCGAGGTGTGATGCTGGCCTCAGAGCCCAGGCCTGTGGAGAGAGGAGGGGCAAGAGGACTGACCGGAGGAGTCAAAGATGAGCTTGGCCTGGTGGCCAGGAACCACATCCTAGAAGTCAAAG GCGGCCATATGACTCAGATTGATTTGGATGACTTCTCAGCTTCCCCTGCCTTAAGAAATCAGTCCCCAGCTTCATCCACCACTGTCGTGTTGGAGAAGGAAATTGATCTGCGACGCAAGGAGTATTGCAGCAAAGGAAGATACCTGAGGTGCTCTCCCCACCCTGAACTTGAGGAGGACACAGAAGATGAGCAGCAGACCA GCTCCACAAGCTTGAATTGGGTGACTGAGAATCCCATAAGCACTGAGGTCCATCTGCTGGACCACACTGGAAGCCCCTCGCAGGATTACAAGGCCACCGAGAGTTCCCTGAAGGTGACAGTGATGTCATCGAAGCCTG GTACTGCCCCGTCCTCCAAAGACAGTGGGTCCCGAGCAATGTCTGGCTGGTGTCAGTGGCTGGTATCCAAGGGGCTGAACTGGCAAAGCAccgaaggctcagagagggaaccTGGAAGCCACCCAAACTCCTCAAACAAAAACCAGCACAGAT ATGAAACCCTGCAGCTCCAGTGGACTCAGGAGGAGGAAGCCAGACAATGGAAACTGTAG